The Azospirillum brasilense genome window below encodes:
- a CDS encoding ferric reductase-like transmembrane domain-containing protein, with product MRAIKLSLWGILALLTILWIAAEPGVFLADGFFSLRAQLVQYSGIIAIGCMAVAMILALRPRWPEAWFGGLDKMYRLHKWLGIAGLVAAVVHWLWAQGPKWAVGWGWLARPQRGPRAIPDSSLEQSLRSLRGTAEWLGEWAFYAAVLLIALALFKRLPYRLFFKTHRLLTIAYLVLVFHAVVLTDFAYWSSPIGWVMAPLLAASAWAAIVVLLGRIAADRRVPGTINALHYFPGVRTLEVAIDVPQGWPGHKAGQFAFATSDRAEGAHPYTIASAWNDAERKITFVVKELGDHTRRLRERLAVGQAVTVEGPYGCFTFDDSCPHQIWVGGGIGVTPFIARMKFLAASAKGPRQTIDFFHTTSEYDGDAIAKLTADAAAAGVRLHVLIDGRDGRLDGERIRALVPEWRDASVWFCGPVGFGQALRHDFAAHGLPVDQRFHQELFAMR from the coding sequence ATGAGAGCAATCAAGCTGTCTTTATGGGGAATTTTAGCCCTTCTCACGATTTTATGGATCGCCGCCGAACCCGGCGTGTTTCTGGCGGATGGTTTCTTCAGCCTTCGCGCCCAATTGGTTCAATACAGCGGAATCATTGCCATCGGCTGCATGGCCGTGGCGATGATCCTGGCGTTGCGGCCGCGCTGGCCGGAGGCGTGGTTCGGCGGTCTCGACAAGATGTACCGCCTGCACAAATGGCTGGGCATCGCCGGCCTTGTCGCGGCGGTCGTCCATTGGCTGTGGGCCCAGGGGCCGAAATGGGCGGTGGGCTGGGGATGGCTGGCCCGACCGCAGCGGGGACCGCGGGCGATTCCCGACAGCTCCCTCGAACAGTCGCTCCGCAGCCTGCGCGGCACCGCCGAATGGCTCGGCGAATGGGCCTTCTATGCGGCCGTGCTGCTGATTGCCCTGGCACTGTTCAAGCGCCTCCCCTACCGGCTGTTCTTCAAGACGCACCGCCTGCTGACGATCGCCTATCTCGTGCTGGTTTTCCACGCCGTCGTGCTGACCGACTTCGCCTACTGGAGTTCGCCCATCGGCTGGGTGATGGCGCCGCTGCTCGCCGCCAGCGCCTGGGCCGCTATCGTCGTGCTTCTCGGCCGGATCGCCGCCGACCGGCGGGTTCCCGGCACAATCAACGCCCTCCATTACTTTCCAGGCGTGCGCACGCTGGAGGTGGCGATTGACGTTCCGCAGGGCTGGCCGGGCCACAAGGCGGGCCAGTTCGCCTTCGCCACCTCGGACAGGGCGGAGGGTGCCCATCCCTACACCATCGCCTCGGCCTGGAACGACGCCGAGCGCAAGATCACCTTCGTGGTCAAGGAACTGGGCGACCACACCCGGCGGCTGCGGGAACGGCTGGCGGTTGGCCAGGCGGTGACGGTCGAAGGTCCCTACGGCTGCTTCACCTTCGACGACTCCTGCCCGCACCAGATCTGGGTGGGCGGCGGGATCGGCGTCACGCCCTTCATCGCCCGCATGAAGTTCCTGGCGGCAAGCGCCAAAGGGCCACGGCAAACCATCGATTTCTTCCACACCACCAGCGAGTATGACGGGGACGCGATCGCGAAGCTCACCGCCGACGCTGCGGCGGCGGGGGTTCGCCTCCATGTCCTGATCGACGGCCGCGACGGCCGCCTGGACGGCGAGCGCATCCGTGCGCTGGTGCCGGAATGGCGCGACGCCAGCGTCTGGTTCTGCGGGCCGGTCGGCTTTGGGCAGGCGCTGCGGCACGACTTCGCGGCCCACGGCCTGCCGGTGGACCAGCGCTTCCACCAGGAACTCTTCGCAATGCGCTGA
- a CDS encoding FAD-dependent oxidoreductase: protein MPVLPCPPNPESVTLPPRRAMKVARCHVLVVGGGPAGMGAAIGAAQSGAETILVERYGFLGGNATAALVMPWMSFYTQRGSVAVVDNTRLMPQDHGPGEPVVGGALAVFLGRLYTNQGAVPPSPDTGFTVPFDPEVLKVTAQQILDEAGVKVLLHAFASTVLGEPGKPGAVVFETKSGPVVIEADVIVDCTGDGDIAALAGCDYEVGREEDGLTQPMTLMFRMVAFDHDAFNGYVREHPTQWRGVHGLWDLVSKATANGDLDLAREDILFFATTHPGEIALNCTRVTGALGTNVFDLTRAEWESHRQAAQIANFLRKYAPGFANAYTCQTGTGVGIRETRRIVGDYAMTADDVLGAAKFKDAIARGTYPVDIHSPTGRGTVLKRVPSGEWYEVPMRALLPKGMEKLLVAGRCISGSHEAHSSYRVTPTCMATGQAAGVCASMAARRGERTRDIPVGAIQRELLRQGALLREPEA from the coding sequence TTGCCCGTTCTGCCCTGTCCTCCGAACCCTGAATCGGTCACCCTGCCGCCGCGCCGCGCCATGAAGGTGGCGCGCTGCCACGTCCTCGTCGTCGGCGGCGGACCGGCCGGCATGGGGGCGGCCATCGGTGCGGCCCAGTCGGGGGCCGAGACCATCCTGGTGGAGCGTTACGGCTTCCTCGGCGGCAACGCCACGGCGGCGCTCGTCATGCCCTGGATGAGCTTCTACACCCAGCGCGGCTCGGTGGCGGTGGTGGACAACACCCGCCTGATGCCGCAGGACCACGGCCCCGGCGAGCCGGTGGTGGGCGGGGCGCTGGCCGTCTTTCTGGGGCGTCTCTACACCAACCAGGGGGCCGTTCCGCCCTCGCCGGACACCGGCTTCACCGTTCCCTTCGACCCGGAGGTGCTGAAGGTCACCGCGCAGCAAATTCTCGACGAGGCCGGGGTGAAGGTGCTGCTGCACGCCTTCGCCTCCACCGTCCTCGGCGAGCCTGGGAAGCCCGGCGCGGTGGTCTTCGAGACGAAGTCCGGCCCGGTGGTGATCGAGGCCGACGTGATCGTCGATTGCACCGGGGACGGCGACATCGCGGCGCTGGCCGGCTGCGACTACGAGGTCGGGCGGGAGGAGGACGGGCTGACCCAGCCCATGACGCTGATGTTCCGCATGGTCGCCTTCGACCACGACGCCTTCAACGGCTATGTGCGGGAGCATCCGACGCAATGGCGCGGCGTGCATGGGCTGTGGGACCTCGTGTCGAAGGCCACCGCCAACGGCGATCTCGATCTGGCGCGCGAGGACATCCTGTTCTTCGCCACCACCCACCCCGGGGAGATCGCCTTGAACTGCACGCGGGTCACCGGCGCGCTGGGAACCAACGTCTTCGACCTGACCCGCGCGGAATGGGAGAGCCATCGGCAGGCCGCGCAGATCGCCAATTTCCTGCGCAAATACGCCCCTGGATTCGCCAACGCCTACACCTGCCAGACCGGCACCGGCGTCGGCATCCGCGAGACGCGGCGCATCGTCGGCGACTACGCCATGACCGCGGACGACGTGCTGGGCGCGGCGAAGTTCAAGGACGCCATCGCGCGCGGCACCTACCCGGTGGACATCCACAGCCCGACCGGCCGCGGCACGGTTCTGAAGCGCGTGCCCTCCGGCGAATGGTACGAGGTGCCGATGCGCGCCCTGTTGCCCAAGGGCATGGAAAAGCTGCTGGTGGCGGGCCGCTGCATCTCCGGCAGCCATGAGGCCCATTCCTCCTACCGGGTCACGCCCACCTGCATGGCGACGGGGCAGGCCGCCGGCGTGTGCGCCTCGATGGCGGCGCGGCGCGGCGAACGCACCCGCGACATCCCGGTCGGGGCCATCCAGCGCGAACTGCTGCGCCAGGGTGCCCTGCTGCGCGAGCCGGAGGCGTAA
- a CDS encoding polysaccharide pyruvyl transferase family protein: MTVIGISGSYGGLNLGDEAILTSAIEQLRATVPGVEVVVFSRNAAHTRESHAVDRVLNPREAMKDEITPEVERLDLLLLGGGGILYDSEAQTYLREVTIAQKLGVPTYTFAIGVGPLKDRVERDAVREGLNRMSGITVREPSAKRLIEEIGVQVPVTVTADPALLLKPEPFTEDMLAEAGIPRGRPLVGLSVREQGAAAPELTDAAYHQLLAEAADYIVQRFGADVVFVPMERADVREAHRVMGRMAVSERAHLLQYRYTPRQIIGLMDHFEMAVGMRLHFLIFAAITGTPLIALPYASKVSDFLSSVGLEPRASVSHTTAGTFLADLDRLWDHRAEQKGLLRDRIPVLMDRARETAPLALRTVTSRAEAAVEPAE; encoded by the coding sequence ATGACGGTCATAGGCATTTCAGGGTCGTACGGCGGCTTGAATCTGGGGGACGAGGCGATCCTCACTTCGGCCATCGAGCAGTTGCGCGCCACGGTGCCGGGGGTGGAGGTGGTCGTCTTTTCGCGCAACGCCGCCCACACCCGCGAGAGCCATGCGGTGGACCGCGTCCTGAATCCGCGGGAAGCCATGAAGGACGAGATCACGCCGGAGGTCGAGCGGCTCGATCTGCTGCTCCTGGGGGGCGGCGGCATTCTCTACGACAGCGAGGCGCAGACCTACCTGCGCGAGGTCACCATCGCGCAGAAGCTGGGTGTCCCGACCTACACCTTCGCCATCGGCGTCGGTCCGCTGAAGGACCGGGTTGAGCGCGACGCGGTGCGCGAGGGGCTCAACCGCATGAGCGGTATCACCGTCCGCGAACCGAGCGCCAAGCGGCTGATTGAGGAGATCGGCGTGCAGGTCCCCGTGACGGTCACCGCCGATCCGGCACTGTTGCTGAAGCCGGAGCCCTTCACCGAAGATATGCTGGCCGAGGCCGGCATCCCGCGTGGCCGTCCGCTGGTCGGCCTGTCGGTGCGCGAGCAGGGCGCCGCAGCGCCGGAACTCACCGACGCGGCCTATCACCAGCTTTTGGCCGAAGCGGCGGACTACATCGTGCAGCGCTTCGGCGCCGATGTGGTGTTCGTGCCGATGGAGCGCGCCGACGTGCGGGAGGCTCACCGTGTCATGGGCCGCATGGCCGTGTCGGAACGCGCCCATCTGCTGCAGTACCGTTACACGCCGCGCCAGATCATCGGGTTGATGGATCATTTCGAAATGGCCGTGGGGATGCGGCTGCATTTCCTGATCTTCGCGGCCATCACCGGCACGCCGCTGATTGCGCTGCCCTACGCCTCCAAGGTGTCGGATTTCCTGTCCTCGGTGGGGCTGGAGCCGCGGGCGAGCGTGTCCCACACCACAGCCGGAACCTTCCTCGCCGATCTCGACCGCCTGTGGGACCACCGTGCGGAGCAGAAGGGACTGCTGCGCGACCGGATTCCCGTGTTGATGGACCGCGCCCGCGAAACGGCGCCGCTGGCCCTACGGACAGTGACCTCGCGCGCCGAAGCCGCGGTCGAGCCGGCGGAATGA
- a CDS encoding TerC family protein, producing MDSLIAPIFLDFMGKPVWVWLTFVGLVLALLAFDLGILNRRRDREIGVKESLRLSAFYIAVALLFGGWVWWSMGDTAAAQYYTGFFIEKSLSLDNVFVISLIFTYFAVPRSYQHRVLFWGILGVIVMRGLMIAAGAALVSEFHWVLYVFGAFLLLTGVKMLFAVDKEPDLANNPALRFLNRHLRITDGFRGQKFFVREAGPDGRTALYATPLFLALMMVEFADLIFAVDSVPAIFAITTDPYIIYTSNIFAILGLRALYFALAAMVHRFRYLKYALALVLVFIGGKIFYTQVFGKPDPLISLGVTLTLIAGGVVVSLLKTRSEGKRLPAE from the coding sequence ATGGATTCCCTTATCGCACCCATCTTTCTCGATTTCATGGGAAAGCCGGTGTGGGTCTGGCTGACCTTCGTCGGCCTCGTTCTGGCCTTGCTGGCCTTCGACCTCGGCATCCTCAACCGCCGCCGCGACCGTGAGATCGGCGTCAAGGAAAGCCTCCGTCTCTCCGCCTTCTACATCGCCGTTGCCTTGCTGTTCGGCGGCTGGGTCTGGTGGTCGATGGGCGACACCGCGGCGGCCCAGTACTACACCGGCTTCTTCATCGAAAAGAGCCTGTCGCTCGACAACGTCTTCGTCATCTCGTTGATCTTCACCTACTTCGCGGTCCCGCGCTCCTACCAGCACCGCGTGCTGTTCTGGGGCATCCTGGGCGTGATCGTGATGCGCGGCCTGATGATCGCCGCCGGCGCCGCGCTGGTCAGCGAGTTCCATTGGGTGCTCTACGTCTTCGGCGCCTTCCTGCTGCTCACCGGCGTGAAGATGCTGTTCGCCGTGGACAAGGAGCCGGACCTCGCCAACAACCCGGCGCTGCGCTTCCTGAACCGCCACCTGCGGATCACCGACGGCTTCCGCGGCCAGAAGTTCTTCGTGCGCGAGGCAGGGCCGGACGGGCGGACCGCCCTCTACGCCACGCCGCTTTTCCTGGCGCTGATGATGGTCGAGTTCGCCGATCTGATCTTCGCGGTGGACAGCGTGCCGGCCATCTTCGCCATCACCACCGATCCCTACATCATCTACACCAGCAACATCTTCGCCATCCTCGGCCTGCGCGCGCTCTACTTCGCGCTGGCGGCGATGGTCCACCGCTTCCGTTACCTGAAATACGCGCTGGCGCTGGTGCTCGTCTTCATCGGCGGCAAGATCTTCTACACGCAGGTCTTCGGCAAGCCGGACCCGCTGATCTCGCTGGGCGTGACGCTGACCCTGATCGCGGGGGGCGTGGTGGTCTCGCTTCTCAAGACGCGCAGCGAGGGCAAGCGGCTGCCGGCGGAGTGA
- a CDS encoding HU family DNA-binding protein encodes MPRTRKNPHAHRHQEFRMNQAELIETVATNAGIRKSDAAKVVQSVFEGISSALGRGEDVRLAGFGIFEVAERAAREGRNPRTGEVVQIAASKAPRFKPAKQLRDVVNV; translated from the coding sequence CTGCCAAGAACACGGAAAAATCCACACGCGCACAGGCATCAGGAGTTTCGCATGAACCAGGCCGAGCTCATCGAGACCGTCGCAACCAACGCCGGCATCCGCAAATCCGATGCGGCAAAGGTCGTCCAGTCGGTGTTCGAAGGCATTTCCTCGGCGCTCGGTCGCGGTGAGGATGTGCGCCTCGCCGGGTTCGGCATTTTCGAGGTTGCCGAGCGCGCCGCCCGCGAAGGGCGCAACCCGCGCACCGGCGAGGTGGTGCAGATCGCCGCGTCCAAGGCGCCACGGTTCAAGCCGGCCAAGCAATTGCGCGACGTGGTGAACGTCTGA
- a CDS encoding MucR family transcriptional regulator, giving the protein MTIEASELQALTAKVVAAYVGNNTVPVADLPALILNVQTAFNGLGEEKSAPAKADLVPAVPIKKSVTPEYIICLEDGKKLKMLKRHLKTVYDMSPDDYRAKWSLPAEYPMVAPNYAKARSEMATKLGLGRKRVVQD; this is encoded by the coding sequence ATGACCATCGAAGCATCGGAACTGCAGGCCCTGACCGCCAAGGTCGTTGCGGCCTATGTCGGCAACAACACGGTGCCGGTCGCCGACCTGCCGGCGCTCATCCTCAACGTGCAGACGGCCTTCAACGGCCTTGGCGAAGAGAAATCCGCACCGGCCAAGGCCGATCTGGTCCCCGCGGTGCCGATCAAGAAGTCGGTGACCCCAGAATACATCATCTGCCTGGAAGACGGGAAGAAGCTGAAGATGCTCAAGCGGCATCTGAAGACCGTCTACGACATGTCCCCGGACGATTACCGCGCCAAATGGAGCCTGCCGGCGGAATATCCAATGGTCGCCCCGAACTATGCGAAGGCCCGGTCGGAGATGGCCACGAAGCTCGGCCTGGGCCGCAAGCGGGTGGTTCAAGACTGA
- a CDS encoding GNAT family N-acetyltransferase: MNIRSSRPDDLVRIQAIYAHHVLTGAASFEEVPPGLEELARRRDDVLARGMPYVVAEMDGRVIGYAYAGPYRLRTAYRYSVEDSIYLDPECMGRGAGRALLSAVIDRCEEAGCRQMIAVIGDSANASSIGLHRSLGFEPAGLLKAVGFKFGRWVDSVLMQRPLGNGDASPPEAP; encoded by the coding sequence ATGAACATTCGCAGCAGCCGACCGGACGATCTGGTGCGCATCCAGGCGATCTACGCTCACCATGTCCTGACCGGTGCGGCCAGCTTCGAAGAAGTCCCACCCGGTCTGGAAGAGCTTGCCCGTCGGCGGGACGACGTGCTGGCTCGGGGTATGCCCTATGTCGTTGCGGAGATGGATGGGAGGGTCATAGGGTATGCCTATGCCGGTCCGTACCGGCTGCGCACCGCTTACCGCTACAGCGTCGAGGACTCGATTTATCTCGATCCGGAGTGCATGGGGCGCGGTGCTGGCCGGGCTTTGCTCTCGGCGGTGATCGATCGCTGTGAGGAGGCTGGATGCCGCCAGATGATCGCGGTGATCGGCGACAGTGCAAACGCCTCATCCATCGGTCTGCATCGCAGCCTGGGCTTCGAGCCGGCGGGCCTGCTGAAGGCGGTGGGGTTCAAGTTCGGGCGCTGGGTGGACAGCGTCCTGATGCAGCGCCCGCTCGGCAACGGGGATGCATCACCGCCTGAGGCGCCCTGA
- the rpoH gene encoding RNA polymerase sigma factor RpoH, which translates to MLKKLLTGENASLTRYVEESKRFPILAPDEERELAVAWRDRGNGHALERLVGSHLRLVIKIARGFGGYGLPLVDLVAEGNVGLMQAAQKFDPGRGFRFATYATWWIRAAIQEYILHSWSLVKMGTTAAQKKLFFNLRRLKSQMQELEQGDLSPSTVTAIATELDVPEQEVIEMNRRLSSNDSSLDAAMSSDGETNWLELLADDRPTQESVIADADELALRRRLVGQALERLDDRERRILFERRLKEDPSTLESLSQQFCVSRERVRQIEVRAFEKLQKAVLSAAQALRRAPAHMAA; encoded by the coding sequence GTGCTCAAGAAACTCCTGACTGGTGAAAACGCCAGCCTGACCCGTTACGTCGAGGAGTCGAAGCGGTTCCCCATCCTGGCCCCCGACGAAGAGCGCGAGCTGGCCGTCGCTTGGCGCGACCGCGGGAACGGCCATGCGCTGGAGCGTCTGGTGGGTAGCCACCTGCGGCTTGTCATCAAGATCGCCCGCGGCTTCGGCGGTTACGGTCTGCCGCTGGTCGACCTCGTCGCCGAAGGCAATGTGGGTCTGATGCAGGCCGCTCAAAAATTCGATCCGGGCCGTGGATTCCGTTTCGCGACCTACGCCACCTGGTGGATCCGCGCGGCCATACAGGAATACATCCTGCACAGCTGGTCCCTGGTGAAGATGGGCACGACCGCCGCGCAGAAGAAGCTGTTCTTCAACCTGCGCCGCCTGAAGAGCCAAATGCAGGAATTGGAGCAGGGCGACCTGTCTCCGTCCACCGTTACCGCCATCGCGACCGAGCTGGATGTGCCGGAGCAGGAGGTGATCGAGATGAACCGCCGGCTGTCGTCCAACGACAGCTCGCTCGACGCCGCCATGTCGAGCGATGGCGAAACCAACTGGCTGGAGCTTCTGGCCGACGACCGCCCAACCCAGGAGAGCGTGATCGCCGATGCCGACGAGTTGGCGCTGCGCCGCCGGCTGGTCGGACAGGCCCTGGAGCGCCTGGACGACCGTGAACGCCGCATCCTGTTCGAGCGCCGCCTGAAGGAGGATCCGTCCACCCTGGAGTCGTTGAGCCAGCAGTTCTGCGTGTCGCGTGAGCGGGTGCGCCAGATCGAGGTTCGGGCCTTCGAAAAACTGCAGAAGGCCGTCCTGAGTGCCGCCCAGGCTCTGCGCCGCGCCCCGGCCCATATGGCCGCCTGA
- a CDS encoding globin-coupled sensor protein, protein MSHSDQTQSILDRISFLRIDEPSKAILREFQPHLAQRIDQVLEDFYGYLRSVPQIATLLANPTVVSRAREMQKQHWLKNVFTGTFDDAYMAQVLKIGQAHQRIGLEPRWYTGAYCFTLNKLIDLAYQVYRKKPEKLAQLMQAINKAVFLDMDLATSVYVDLNTAAIISRELGTTADSFEREVKSVVQAVASAAQQLQGTAQNMSRTAEETSAQSTQVAAAAEEASVNIQTVAAAAEELTASIGEISHQVTQSAAIAGEAMSQAERTNTTVQGLADAASRIGQVVKLIHDIASQTNLLALNATIEAARAGEAGKGFAVVASEVKSLANQTAKATEEINSQIGAVQGATQDAVLAIRSISETIARINDISTSIASAMEEQGAATTEIARNVQQASIGTREVSETIVRVNSSASDTGAEARSVLSATNELSVQSNNLHAEVDRFLARVRAG, encoded by the coding sequence ATGTCGCATTCCGACCAGACACAGTCCATCCTCGACCGAATCTCCTTCTTGCGAATCGACGAACCCTCAAAGGCCATTCTTCGAGAATTCCAACCTCATCTCGCCCAGCGCATCGATCAGGTCCTTGAGGATTTTTACGGCTACCTGCGCTCGGTCCCGCAGATCGCGACGCTGCTCGCCAACCCCACGGTGGTCAGCCGGGCGCGCGAGATGCAGAAGCAGCATTGGCTGAAGAACGTTTTCACCGGCACCTTCGACGACGCCTACATGGCGCAGGTTCTGAAGATCGGGCAGGCCCACCAGCGCATCGGTCTGGAACCGCGCTGGTACACGGGTGCTTATTGCTTCACGTTGAACAAACTGATCGACCTCGCCTATCAAGTCTACCGCAAGAAGCCGGAGAAGCTTGCCCAGCTGATGCAAGCGATCAATAAGGCGGTCTTCCTGGACATGGATCTGGCGACCTCCGTCTATGTCGACCTGAATACCGCCGCGATCATTTCGCGCGAGCTGGGAACCACCGCCGACTCGTTCGAACGCGAGGTGAAGAGCGTGGTGCAGGCCGTAGCCTCCGCCGCGCAGCAGCTCCAGGGCACCGCTCAGAACATGAGCCGCACCGCCGAGGAGACCAGCGCTCAGTCCACACAGGTGGCCGCGGCGGCGGAGGAGGCCTCCGTCAACATCCAGACCGTCGCTGCGGCGGCGGAGGAACTGACTGCATCCATCGGCGAGATCAGCCACCAAGTGACCCAGTCGGCGGCCATCGCCGGTGAGGCCATGTCACAGGCGGAACGCACCAACACCACCGTTCAGGGGCTGGCCGACGCCGCCAGCCGGATCGGTCAGGTGGTGAAGCTGATCCACGACATCGCCAGCCAGACCAACCTCCTCGCCTTGAACGCCACCATTGAGGCGGCGCGCGCCGGGGAGGCCGGCAAAGGCTTTGCGGTCGTGGCGTCGGAAGTGAAAAGCCTTGCCAACCAAACCGCCAAGGCGACGGAGGAGATCAACTCCCAGATCGGCGCGGTTCAGGGCGCAACGCAGGACGCTGTACTCGCCATCCGCTCGATCTCGGAGACCATCGCGCGCATCAACGACATTTCGACTTCTATCGCCTCGGCCATGGAGGAGCAGGGTGCCGCCACCACCGAGATTGCCCGCAATGTCCAGCAGGCGTCGATCGGCACCCGCGAGGTCAGCGAAACCATTGTGCGTGTCAATTCCTCGGCGTCGGACACGGGGGCCGAAGCGCGCAGCGTCCTGTCGGCGACGAATGAACTGTCCGTTCAATCGAACAATCTGCACGCGGAGGTAGACCGTTTTCTGGCGCGGGTTCGGGCCGGCTGA
- a CDS encoding GNAT family N-acetyltransferase gives MDAATASQDVISLPVTIRPACRTDLSDLEWFGLHTPHREILATAFRAQERGSGALLVAEINAFPAGQICIDFQRRRHLRRATLWALRVFQPFRNRGIATRLMAAAEGAALDHGYSESELGVDRDNGGVLAFYERLGYELRGTERGRYSYRTPAGELVQVPIDQWIMRKPLFRQAAWQTSAGFAPVIPPPAL, from the coding sequence ATGGACGCCGCCACCGCGTCGCAGGATGTCATCAGCCTGCCTGTCACAATTCGCCCGGCCTGCCGGACCGATCTGTCGGATCTGGAATGGTTCGGATTGCACACGCCACACCGCGAAATCCTCGCCACAGCCTTCCGCGCCCAAGAACGCGGAAGCGGCGCACTCCTGGTGGCGGAGATCAACGCCTTTCCCGCCGGCCAGATCTGCATCGACTTTCAGCGCAGGAGACATCTGCGCCGCGCCACGCTATGGGCTTTGCGGGTGTTCCAACCCTTCCGCAACCGGGGCATCGCCACGCGTCTGATGGCCGCGGCCGAGGGCGCCGCGCTCGACCATGGCTACTCGGAATCGGAACTGGGCGTGGACCGGGACAACGGCGGGGTCCTCGCCTTCTACGAACGCCTGGGATACGAACTGCGCGGCACCGAGCGGGGGCGCTATTCCTACCGCACCCCGGCCGGCGAACTGGTCCAGGTGCCCATCGATCAGTGGATCATGCGCAAGCCGCTGTTCCGGCAGGCGGCGTGGCAGACCAGTGCCGGCTTCGCGCCGGTCATTCCGCCGCCAGCGCTATGA
- a CDS encoding alpha/beta hydrolase produces MRRTVGQALLGLVVALAMLGTAQTAAAQIHLNPAYGDGTLLGPTMARGAVVWSHGRSVEVEDSNAPTPLYMKTMRDAGWDVFRLDRMRVSDTLPNSSRALAGYADQLKDRGYRKVVLTGQSFGAFLSLMAAGQSDRVDAVVGTAPAAFGNFSDSYDSFRDNAAQLWPILRGIHSARVMLFFFHGDDFDPGGRGESARSILSSRRLDHIVVDQPALLTGHGAATTGMFVRRFGACILRFAEAPPRQGDPSCDESWGRTPSAELMRAAAPEPRTGSGTSSPAGTGARSFLGVWYGAYINGREIALAVDRVEGDAVYADYVLGPGMEADQPMERAQRKGRIENDELVFDEKGRNVLRYSIRTDGRLSATWLDRSGKGRLETTLRRMD; encoded by the coding sequence ATGAGGCGGACAGTCGGACAGGCGCTGCTCGGATTGGTGGTGGCGTTGGCAATGCTCGGTACGGCGCAGACGGCGGCGGCCCAGATTCACCTGAACCCGGCCTATGGCGACGGCACCCTGCTCGGCCCGACGATGGCCCGCGGCGCGGTGGTGTGGAGCCACGGCCGGTCCGTGGAGGTGGAGGATTCGAACGCCCCCACGCCGCTCTACATGAAGACCATGCGGGACGCCGGGTGGGACGTGTTCCGGCTGGACCGCATGCGGGTCAGCGACACGCTGCCGAACAGCTCCCGCGCGCTGGCGGGCTACGCCGACCAGTTGAAGGACCGCGGCTATCGCAAGGTCGTGCTGACCGGCCAGTCCTTCGGCGCCTTCCTCTCGCTGATGGCCGCCGGGCAGAGCGACCGGGTGGACGCTGTCGTCGGCACCGCCCCCGCCGCCTTCGGCAACTTCTCCGACTCCTACGACAGCTTCCGCGACAATGCGGCGCAGCTCTGGCCGATCCTGCGCGGCATCCACAGCGCGCGGGTGATGCTGTTCTTCTTTCACGGCGACGATTTCGACCCCGGCGGGCGCGGGGAGTCGGCGCGCAGCATTCTGTCCTCGCGCAGGCTGGACCACATCGTGGTCGATCAGCCGGCGCTGTTGACCGGCCACGGTGCCGCGACGACCGGGATGTTCGTCCGCCGCTTCGGAGCCTGCATCCTGCGCTTCGCCGAGGCGCCGCCGCGCCAGGGCGATCCGTCCTGCGACGAATCCTGGGGCCGCACGCCGAGCGCCGAACTGATGCGGGCCGCGGCGCCGGAGCCGCGCACCGGCAGCGGCACCTCCTCTCCGGCGGGCACCGGGGCCCGCTCCTTCCTCGGCGTCTGGTACGGCGCCTACATCAACGGGCGGGAGATCGCGCTGGCGGTGGATCGCGTCGAAGGCGACGCCGTCTATGCCGATTATGTGCTGGGGCCGGGCATGGAGGCCGACCAGCCGATGGAGCGCGCCCAGCGCAAGGGCCGCATCGAGAACGACGAACTGGTGTTCGACGAGAAGGGGCGCAACGTGCTGCGCTACAGCATCCGGACGGACGGGCGCCTGTCCGCCACGTGGCTGGACCGCTCCGGCAAGGGCCGTCTGGAGACGACCCTCCGCCGGATGGATTGA